One window of Hippoglossus stenolepis isolate QCI-W04-F060 chromosome 1, HSTE1.2, whole genome shotgun sequence genomic DNA carries:
- the lrrc4cb gene encoding leucine-rich repeat-containing protein 4C codes for MLNTMISSLQRQTMRGRRLKGALSNPLFVLLLALQILVVAGLVRAQTCPSVCSCSNQFSKVICTRRGLRDVPDGISTNTRYLNLQDNLIQVIKVDSFKHLRHLEILQLSKNHIRNIEIGAFNGLASLNTLELFDNRLTTIPNGAFEYLSKLKELWLRNNPIESIPSYAFNRVPSLRRLDLGELKRLSYISDGAFKDLSNLRYLNLGMCNLKEIPNILPLVRLEELEMSGNQLAVVKPSAFTGLVNLQKLWMMHAQIQTIERNSFDDLQSMVELNLAHNNLTFLPHDLFTPLHRLERVHLHHNPWNCNCDILWLSWWLKETVPANTSCCARCHSPSAFKGRYIGELDHSYFQCDVPVIVEPPSDLNVTEGMAAELKCRTSSLTSISWLTPNGSLVTHGAYKVRLSVLNDGTLNFTSVTMQDTGTYTCMVSNTAGNISASAVLNVTSVENSGVTYFTTVTVETIETPGDDSQTPYPPFGWTSSTTKGTPVSTRTTERTYTIPVIDLDGEGALNGLDEVMKTTKIIIGCFVAITLMAAVLLVIFYKMRKQHNQQDPDGPASSMEVITVEEELAGVAAMERHLSLPPLEHYNHYNTYKSTYHHPSMLSTIHSSATQEPLLIQACSKDNVQETQI; via the coding sequence ATGCTGAACACAATGATCTCCTCCCTCCAGCGCCAGACAATGAGAGGTCGTAGGCTGAAGGGGGCGCTGTCCAACcccctctttgtgctgctgttggcCCTTCAGATCCTGGTGGTGGCCGGGCTGGTTCGTGCTCAGACCTGCCCGTCCGTCTGCTCATGCAGTAACCAGTTCAGCAAGGTCATATGCACCCGCCGAGGTCTACGGGACGTCCCCGATGGCATTTCCACCAACACTCGCTACCTGAACCTCCAGGACAACCTCATCCAGGTCATCAAGGTGGACAGTTTTAAACATCTGCGCCATCTGGAGATCCTGCAGCTGAGCAAGAACCACATTCGCAACATTGAAATTGGTGCCTTCAATGGGTTAGCCAGTCTCAACACTTTGGAGCTCTTTGATAATCGGCTCACGACAATCCCCAATGGAGCATTCGAGTACTTGTCCAAGCTGAAGGAGTTGTGGCTCCGGAACAACCCCATTGAAAGTATACCATCATATGCCTTCAATCGAGTCCCCTCGCTTCGAAGGCTAGATCTAGGTGAGCTCAAACGTCTCTCCTACATTTCAGACGGAGCTTTCAAGGACTTAAGCAACCTGCGCTACCTGAACCTGGGAATGTGCAACCTCAAGGAGATTCCCAACATTTTACCGTTGGTCAGGCTCGAAGAACTAGAAATGTCAGGAAACCAGCTCGCTGTTGTCAAGCCCAGCGCATTCACGGGATTAGTGAACCTCCAGAAGCTGTGGATGATGCATGCCCAAATCCAAACTATCGAGAGGAACTCATTCGATGACCTGCAGTCAATGGTGGAGCTCAACCTGGCTCACAACAACCTCACCTTTCTACCACATGACCTCTTCACGCCATTGCATCGCCTGGAGCGGGTCCACCTCCATCACAACCCTTGGAACTGCAACTGTGATATCTTGTGGCTCAGCTGGTGGCTGAAGGAAACTGTACCTGCCAACACCAGCTGCTGTGCACGTTGCCATTCTCCTTCAGCTTTTAAAGGTCGCTACATTGGGGAACTGGACCACAGCTACTTCCAGTGCGATGTCCCCGTCATCGTGGAGCCACCCAGTGACTTGAATGTGACAGAGGGAATGGCTGCGGAGCTTAAATGTCGTACGAGCTCGTTGACGTCCATCAGCTGGCTCACACCAAATGGCTCATTGGTGACACACGGGGCTTACAAGGTGCGTTTGTCTGTACTCAATGACGGGACACTGAACTTTACTAGCGTCACAATGCAGGACACTGGGACGTACACCTGTATGGTCAGTAACACAGCAGGCAACATTTCCGCCTCTGCTGTCCTTAATGTTACTTCCGTGGAAAACAGTGGTGTGACCTATTTCACCACAGTCACCGTGGAGACCATTGAGACACCAGGGGACGATAGCCAAACGCCGTATCCCCCGTTCGGCTGGACGTCCTCGACAACAAAAGGAACTCCTGTGTCCACGAGGACCACAGAGCGGACTTACACCATTCCAGTTATTGATCTGGATGGAGAGGGAGCCCTCAACGGCCTGGACGAAGTGATGAAAACCACCAAGATTATCATCGGCTGCTTCGTGGCCATCACGCTCATGGCTGCCGTTCTCCTGGTTATTTTCTACAAGATGAGGAAGCAGCATAACCAGCAGGATCCCGATGGCCCGGCCTCCTCTATGGAGGTCATTACTGTTGAAGAAGAGCTTGCAGGGGTTGCAGCCATGGAGAGACACCTATCGCTGCCCCCTCTGGAGCACTACAACCACTACAACACCTACAAGAGCACTTACCACCACCCGTCCATGCTCAGCACCATACACAGCTCTGCCACACAGGAACCTTTACTGATTCAAGCCTGCTCAAAAGACAATGTACAAGAGACCCAAATCTGA